A stretch of DNA from Fusobacterium mortiferum ATCC 9817:
TAAGCTTGAAGTAATAATCTGTGTTTATGCTGGAGATATAGAGAGAAATAAAATTAGAGGAGACTTTGGAATTACATATGATATGGAAGTTTTCAGATTGATTGATGATTTAAGAGAGCATGAACTTCAAGTAAACAGTGTTGTAATCACAAGATACAATGATCAACCTGCAACAACTTTATTTATTAATAAATTAGAGCGTAGAGGAATAAAAGTATATAAACATAGAGCTACAAAGGGATATCCTACTGATGTAGATGTAATAGTTAGTGATGAAGGATATGGACAAAATCCATATGTAGAAACAACTAAGCCAATAGTTGTAGTTACTGCACCTGGACCAGGAAGTGGAAAATTAGCTACTTGTTTAAGTCAATTATACCATGAATATAAGAGAGGAAATGCAGCTGGATATTCTAAGTTCGAAACTTTCCCAGTATGGAATGTACCTTTAAAACATCCTTTAAATATAGCTTATGAGGCAGCAACTGTAGATTTACAAGATGTTAATATGATAGATCCATTCCATTTAGAAAAATATGGTGAAACAGCTGTAAATTATAATCGTGATGTAGAAGCTTTTCCATTATTAAAGAGAATAATAGAAAAGATAACTGGTAAAGAGTCAATTTATCAATCTCCAACAGATATGGGAGTTAATAGAGTAGGATTTGGAATAGTAGATGATGAAGTAGTAAGAGAGGCTTCTAAGCAAGAGATAATCAGAAGATATTTCAAAACTGGTTGTGAATATAAAAAAGGTTATGTAGATTATGAAACTTTTAAAAGAACTCGTACAATAATGGATGCACTAGAATTAAAAGAAGAGGATAGAAAAGTTGTAGGAGTAGCTAGAAAAAAATTAGAGGATATAAAATCTAAGCAAACTGAGCCAGCTTCTGCAATAGCATTTGAGTTACCAGATGGAACAATGATAACTGGTAAGGCATCTCCACTTATGGATGCAGCTTCAGCAGCTATTTTAAATGCTGTAAAATATTTTGCTGGAATTAATGATGAGATATTATTAATCTCTCCAGTTGTATTAGAGCCAATTTTAAATTTAAAAGATAAGACTCTTCAAAGTAAAAATATTGCTTTAAACTGTGAAGAGATACTTATGGCATTAAGTATCTGTGCAGCAACTAACCCAATGGCACAAGTGGCTGTACAAAAATTATCAATGTTAAAAGGAACTCAAGCTCACTGCACAAATATACTTGGAAAAACAAATGAACAAACTTTAAGAAAGTTAGGAATTGATTTAACTTGTGACCAAGTATTCCCAACAGAAAATTTATATTACAATGATTAATAAATTAGGAAATATAAGAGAGGAAGACTTTCTTGTATTTCCTTTTTTTCTAGGGGAATTTAGAAAAAAGTGGTATAATTGAGGAGAAAATAAGTGGAGGTGAAAGATGAGATTTCAATTAAAAAATGTTGGAGTTATCTCTGAAGCAGATATGTTATTAGATAATATAACTTTGATAGCAGCTGAAAATGACAGTGGAAAGAGTACAATAGGGAAAGCACTATTTACTTTAATAAATACAATGAATTATTTTGAAGATGAATATATTTCAACTGTAAATAAAATGCTTGAAGTTACACATTATGGATTAGTTAAATTAATTGAGCAAGAAGAAGAGATTTATTCTAAAAAAATTATAAAAAATCTATTAGAAAATAATTTTATATTTATAACAAAGACAGAAATAAATAATTTAAAAAAATACTTAGAAGACATATTAAATGAAACAATAAAATATAAGAAAAAAATTTTTATAGATGATAAAATTTTACAAAAAATTGAAGTAAATATAAAAGAATTAAATAAATATGTTGATAAAGATAATGATATAAAAAAACTCTTGAGTTTAGAAAAATCCTTAAAAGAGTTTTTAGAAGCATTATTTAAAGTTTTTAACGAAACTTTAGATTATAATTTAATTGAAAAAGAATCTTTTCAAAAAGCACTTAAAGAGGAATTTGAAACAGGAATTAGAAATATATTTGAAGATAAAGAGGAGTCATCATTAATATTAGAAGATGAAAATAGCTCAATAGAGATAAAATTACTTAATGATGAAGTAGTAGAAACAAAGCTTCCAATAAGAGAGTTGAGAAATAACTATAATATAATATATATAGAGTCTCCTCTTATAATAGATTATTTAGATAAAATTTGTAGTGAAAAAGAGAGAAAAATAGATGATAAAAACTATATTTTAAAAGAAAATTTGATGAATAAACTTGAGTTTAATATAGTTGATAATCTTTTAGGAAAAGAGAAAGAGATAGAAAAAATAAATAAACAGATAGTAGAGATAATATCTGGAGAATTTACTTTTGATAAACAAACTAGAAAATATAATTATAAGAAAAATGGATACAATATCAATGTAAAAAATACAGCTAATGGAATAAAAACTTTTGGATTAATAGAGATGTTACTTAACAATAGAAGATTGAATGAAAAGACAATTTTGATTATAGATGAACCAGAGGTACATCTACATCCAAATTGGCAGGTTAAGTATGCAGAGATATTGGTAATCTTGGCTATGAATTTAAAAGTTAAAATTTTATTAAATTCTCATAGTCCTTATTTTATAGATGCTATAAAGATTTATTCTGAAAAATATAGATGTAATACTAGGTTTTATTCTATGGTGGATTCAAATGAAAGAACTTCAAAAATATTATTGGATAAAACAAATGAGTTAAGCTTTATATATAAAAAATTAACTGAAGCATATGAGATATTAAAACAAGTAGAATTCAGTGATGTGTAATGAAAAATGAAAAAGATATAGAAAATTTTTTCAAGGAAAATTATAGTGATTATTTACAAACTATCTCTTTGGTTTCAAAGGATGACTCTGGAGAAACACCTATTTCAATGATAGAAAATGATGATGTAAAGATATTTAATTTTGATAAGGGTGTTCTAAAAAAAATCTGGAATAATTTGGGAAAGAGATATGAGATAATGGCAGTAGATGGATTAGATTTTCAAAATGATACTGTCTATCTAATTGAATTTAAAAATGGAAAGTTGAACAAGAAAGAGGATAAGATAGGAATTAGATTAAAATTAACAGAGTCATTATTAGGGATAGTTAGAGGTTTTGAAGATATTAAGTTTAAATGTGATTTTGAAAATCTTCTAAAGTTACAGAAAAAATATATATTAGTATATAATGAAGAGAAGAATTATATGTCAGCTTCTTTTGGAAATATTTTAGAAGGAAGAGCTAATATCCAAATTTTAAAAGAGATTTTATCAGAGTATGAAAAAACACTAGTAGATAAAATACTATTTATGAGTAAGACAGACTTTGAAGAGTTTTATTTAAAAAAATATTATAGAGACTAAAAAGGAGAGAAGAGTGAAAATATTAGTAGTTAGATTTAGACAGATAGGGGATTCTATCTTAGCAGCTCCAATATGTACTACACTTAAGCAGACTTTTCCAGATGCACAGGTAGACTATGTAGTGTATGAGCATATAGCTCCTATATTTGAGAAACATCAAGGCATAGATAATGTAATAAAAATAACTAAAGAGGAGCAGAAAAATCCTTTTAAATATATAAAAAAGGTTTGGCAGGTTACTAGAAATCATTATGATATAGTGATAGATATAATGTCTACTCCTAAAAGTGAATTATTTACACTATTTTCTAGGGGAGCTAAATATAGAATAGGAAGAGCTAAGAAAAAAAGAGGTTATACATATACTCATAAGATTGAGGAGCCAACAGGAACAAAAAATAAAGTAGATAAATTTTTAAGAATGTTAAAACCTTTAGAGCAAGAGTATGATGTAAAATATACAGAGGATTTTTCTATACATATATCGGAAGATGAAAAAATGTATATGAGAGATAAGATGATAAAAGCTGGTGTGGATTTTTCTAAGCCAGTATTTGCTTTTGCTATCAATGCTAGAGTTCCTGCTAAGGTGTTTAATATAGATAAGATGTTAGAGATAACTAGAAGAATAATAGCTGATATTGACCCACAAATAATTTTTTACTACTCTCCAGCAGAAAAAGAGTTTGCTTTAAAGGCTCATGAAAGATTAGGGCATGATCCTCATATATTTACTAATATAGAGACTAAAGATATAAGAGAGTTAGCAATGCTACTTAAAAATTGTGATATGTTCTTTGGAAATGAAGGAGGACCTAGACACCTAGCTCAAGCAGTAGGAACACCTAGCTTTATAGTACAAAGACCTAATCTTGATATAAAGGAATGGATAGTAGAAGATGAAAGACATCAAGGAGTAGGACCATTAGATGTAGACCCTGATGCATATAGTAAATACTCTGCTAAAGAGCAAGAGGATTTAGTAATGCCAGATTTAGTAGTAGAGAGATTTGAAGAGTTCTATAATAAATGTATAAAAAGATAATGAAAAAAGGATATGAGTGTACTACACCCTCTATCTTTAATATCTAAGATAGAGGGTGTAGTTTTTTTATGTTATTCCATAACTCCTATTTCATCTGGAACAATAATTTCTGCATCAGTAGCTGCAATAATATCTTCAACTGTGTAACCAGGAGCAAGCTCTTTAAGAACCAATCCTTCTGGAGTAACTTGAAGATAACATCTTTCAGTTACAATATCAGTTACACAATTTTTTCCAGTTAATGGAAGTGTACATTTTTTTAAAATTTTAGGAGCACCATTTTTTTCACAATGGTCAGTAGCAACAATTATACGTTTTACACCAGAACATAAATCCATAGCTCCTCCCATACCAGGAACTAATTTTCCAGGTATAGTCCAGTTGGCGATATTTCCCTCTTGATCTACTTGAAGAGTACCAAGAACAGCAATATCAATATGTCCACCACGAATAAATCCAAAGCTAGCAGTATGGTCATGAATACTACCACCAGAAATTATAGAGGCGGGCATACCACCAGCATCAATAATATCTATATCAGCATCATCCCAGCTAGGAGTAGGACCACTACCAACAGTACCTATTTCAGCTTCAAGCCATATATCTACTCCTTTAGGAAGGTAGTTAACACACATTAGAGGAACTCCAATTCCTAAATTTACAAAGTCTCCATCTTTAAAAAATTTTGCACAACGAGAAGCAATTAGTGAACGTCCTTTTAATTCAGCCATGATTATTTACCTCCTTCTTGAGCTTTTTGTTTTAACCTTTGCCAATAAGGACATACATGTCTAGTATTACCCTCTCTTACATAAATCATATCAACTAATGGAGCTGGGACATCAATTTCACTAGGACCTAATTCTCCTACTTCAACTAATTCTTCAGCTTCTACTATAACAATATCTCCAGCAAAAGCCATCTCAGTACTGATAGCTCTAGAATTCATTCTAAAAGATATGTTTCCAGCTTTATCAGCTTTAGTAGCTTTTATTAAAGTTATATCTGTTCTTAGAGGTAACTCTAATAGATATTCTTTTCCATTGATTTCTAATTTTTGTTTTCCTTTTTCAACATCTGTTCCAAGTCCAGTAGGAGTTAAACATCCTCCTAATCCATAACCACCACAACGAATTCTTTCAGAAAATGTTCCTTGAGGACTGAACTCAATATCTAATTCTCCAGCAAACATCTGGTCTTTTGCTACAGGATTTAGACCAATATGTGTTGTGATAAGAGATTTAACTCTTTTAGCACTGATTAATTTTCCAAGCCCAAGATCTGGCATACCAGCAGAAACAGCAATTGCATGAATATCTTTAACACCTTTATCTAATATTCCTTCAATAATATCGTCAGCAGCAAATTCTCCATGCCAATCTCCAAACATTATAGTTTGACCATCGTGAAATTTTTTAAGTATCTCTTCCATAGAAAATATTTTCGATAACACTTTTCATCCCACCCTTCATCTATACATAAATTAGATTATTTTCCTTCAAAAATAGCTTTTCTTTTTTCCATAAATGCTTTACATCCTTCTTGGAAATCCATAGAAGCTGCACACTCTCTCTGTGTAGGAATCTCAGTTTCAGCAAGCCATTTCTTATAATCAGAGTAGTTAGCATCATAAATTTGTTTTTTAATATTTTTATAAGAGATAAGTGGACCAGCAGCTAGTTTTTTAGCAAATTTCATAGTGACTTCTTCTAATTCTTCAACAGGAACAACTTTATATGCTAATCCAAGTTCTTTTGCTTCTTCTGCTCCCATAGGTCTACCAGTAGCAGCTAATTCCATTGTACGAGAAGTTCCAATAGCTTTAGAAAGTAGATATGTTACACCAGTATCAGGTACAAGTCCTAAATTTACAAAGGCTAATAAAAATTTTGCATCTTCAGCACAAATCATAAAATCTCCACCAAGAGCTAAACTAACTCCAGCTCCTGCAGCTGCTCCTGATACAGAAGTGATAACCATTTTACTCATTTTTTTAAGTCCGTCTGCAACAACACCAACCTTTGCAATTAGACCGTCCATATTTACTTCCCCACCAGCTTGTATTAATTTATAAAAATATCCAATATCTCCACCAGCAGAAAAAGCTTTACCAGCACTTTTGATTACAAGAACTTTAACATTAGGATCTTTTTCAGCTTTATCTACTACATACATCAATTCATCTGCCATCTGTTCATCAATAGCATTAAGATTTTTTAAAAAATTCATTGTAACTATTCCAATACCATCTTCAACAGTATAAATTAGTTTTTGTAATTCCATAATAAACCTCCACCTTATTAAAAAACAGTAGTAAATAATTTATTAGTGTAAAACAATTTCAAAAAAATTTTTTATTCCATTGGAACCACCTAAAACCTCTAAAAATAATTTTATAAAATAAGAAAATTATTTTTAATTTATTATTAAAGTCAATGTTCTTCTTAATAGGAGTATACCTCGTAAATTTAAAAAAAAACAAGGGGATGTTGTAATTTAAAAAATTAAAGTTATTGTAACTAAATTCAAGAATGACTTTCGTTCAAAGAATAAAGAGCAAGTAGGTTCATCTCACTAAAAACACAAAACTCGTTTCACTCAAACAGTTGTGTTTTTTAGCGTTCGATTTCGCTGACTTGCTCTATTTATTCTCCTCAATCTTCGTCATTCTTGAATGTTATTCTCTCTCCTAGTAAATTTCTTAAATTGAAATAACCTCTTTTTATTTTATACTGAATATATATTTTTTATCTCAAATCCTAAAAACTTTTCTGCTATCTTTTTAAATCTTTCTTTATTACCACTTACAAAGAAATCAACTCTTCCTTTTTTATCAGAGGTATTTAGACTATCACTTAACTTTAGTAAAGAATATAGCTCTAAAGCTGTTTCTCTAGCTGGATCTACAATCTTACCAGAAAAATATTTTTCAATATCTTCTCTAATAATAGGGTAGTGAGTACATCCTAAAATAAGAGTATCAGCCTTCTTTGAAAGATTATCAATATGATTTTTAAGAAGCTCATATCTATCTTTGTGTGTTTCCCAACCTGTTTCTATCATAGTACAAAATTCTGGGCATCCCTCTTGAGTTACAGAGATATTTTTAGAAATTTTATTAAATTTTGTAATATAGGCTTTAGATGAAACTGTAAAAGGTGTAGCTAAAATATTTATCTTATTATTGCTTGAAACTTTTAAAGCTCTCTTTACTCCAGCATCAATAACTCCAATAATAGGAATTGAGTATCTATTTTTTAAACTGTCTAAAGCAGCAGCGGTAGCTGTATTACAAGCCACCACTACTGCTTTACATTCATTAGCTATAAAAAAATCTAATATCTTATAACATAATTCTCTAATCTCTTCTGCACTTTTTTGTCCGTAAGGAGAATTTTTACTATCACCATAATAAAATATATTTTCATTGGGAAGAATACTCAATATCTCTTTTAGAACGGTAGTACCTCCTACCCCAGAATCAAAAACTCCTATACTCTGTTTTTCTAATTTCAAATGCTTCCTCCCTTAATAAAAATAATATTATTTAAAAATATTCATAAAGAATGTAATTATAGAAGCATTCACAAAGTCTATAAATAGAGAACCAACTAATGGCAATACAAAGAAAGCCTTAGCTGAAAATCCATTGACAGATGTGAAAGTTTCCATATTTGCCATAGCATTAGGAGTAGCTCCTAATCCAAATCCACAGTGTCCAGTAGCAAGAACAGCAGCATCATAATCTTTTCCCATTATTCTAAATGTTATATGGTAAGCAAAAAGTGCCATGATAACAGTTTGGATAAGTAAGATAACTATTAATGGTAAAGCTAGTGCAGCTAATTCCCATAATTTCATTGACATCAAAGCCATAGATAAGAACAATGATAGAGATATACTTCCAATTATAGAGATCTCTTTCATTGGTAGAGTTTTCTTTTGAGCATCTGCTATATTTCTAATTATAGCAGCGATAACCATAGGTCCAAGATATCCAGGTAAAACTAATCCAAGTTTCTTACTAAATACTGGAATACAAGCACCAATACCCATTGCTAAAGATATAACTACTACAGAATCAAAGAGAGTTCCTTCAGAAATAGGATTGTCAGATTCTAGCTTAATAGTAGAGTTTCCAGTTTCTTCATCAGTTGTCTTAGCTTTTAAATTGTACTTTTGTAGAAGTCTTTTAGCTACAGGTCCACCTATTAAACATCCAGCAACTAGTCCAAATGTAGCAGAAGCAATAGCTACTGAAAAAGCACCAGCTGCTCCAGCCTCTTCAAGTACAGGACCAAAAGCTCCAGAAGTTCCATGTCCTCCAGTCAATGGAATAGAACCAGCAGCAAGTCCAATATATGGATGTAAATTAAAAGCTTTAGCTAAGAAAACACCAACTACATCTTGAATAATAACTAAAATAGTAGCAGCAGCTAAGAATAGAGCAACTCCTACTCCACCTTTTTTCAGGAGTTCAAAACTAGCTGAGAATCCTATAGTAGTAAAGAATATAACCATTAAAAAATCTTTTAAAATACTGTCAAAGTTAAAAGTAAAAGTTCCAGTATTATGACCTATTAACATAAAAATAGAAAATAGAGTTCCACCTATAACAGGAGCTGGAATAAAAAATCTCTCTAAGATAGGAACTCTTTTCTTAATTCCTTTTCCTAATAATAATAAGATTACTGCAATAGCAAGAGTTTCTGCCATATTAAATGTGTACTCAAACATAAAAAACCTCCTCATATTATTGTAATTATGGTTTATATTATGAATATACCTTATACCATAGTTAAAAGTCAATAATTGACAATATATATAATTGATATTTATATTATCAAAATATGATATAGAAGTTTTTTAAAATAAAATTTAATTTAAACATAAAGTAAAAAAAATAATTTATTTTCCTTTTAATAAACATTTAATAAAAAAACTGTGCTAATATAATCTTATCAGCATCTTTTTTATAAAATAAAAAAATAATAAAAATTTATAATATATATAATATTTTACAATAAAAGTGCAAAAAAATAAAGTATGTTGTAAAAAAATACTCAGTTTTTAAAAATGAGCTTTTTTTACTCTTAGTATATGATTTTCAATCCATTTTTAATACAAGAAATATGAACAGGAGATTTAGGACCAACCTCTCCATCTATATCACTATTTAACGAGGAATCAAGATATTTAACAACAAAGTCTGAACTTTTAAAATGTATAATATCCTTTGGTTCTTCTAGATGTTCTAATTTTAAAAACTCAAAAAGTGAAAGGAAGGTAGATAGAATATTCTCTCCCTTTACTATGATAACATCTAGTAATCCATCATTTATTTCACTTTTGTAAGATATATTTATATTTCCTGCTGTACGTCCATTGAAGGTAAAGAAGATAAGTGCATTTCCTTCATAAGAAAACTCATCTGATGTAACTTTGATATCTAATTTTTTTAGTGATGGTAATTCTTTTATTCCGTTGATGTAATAAGCTAATTTTCCTAGAGTATTTTTTTGATGTGTAGGTGTTTTTTGTGAGATATCAGTAAAAAGTCCAAAGCTAAATACATTTATAAAGTATTTGTCATTAGCTTTACCTAAATCTATCTCTCTAATCTCTCCAGAAAGAATTTTATTACAAGCTTCTCCTATATCTGCTGGCATACCTATATATTTTGCAAAATCATTGGCAGTTCCCACAGGAAGTATAGCAAGAGGAATATCTAAATTTTTCTCTTTCATTAAATTTATAATCTGATTGATAGTTCCATCTCCACCAGCTCCTAAGATATGATGGTAAGAGCTATCTATGTCAGAAAAAGTTTCTTCTAAATTTTGCTCAGTGGATATTCTAAAAGGAATGATAGTATATCCTTTTGCTTGATACTTACTGATGATTGTATCTAAATTCTTTGTAACTACTCCATCTCCAGAAAAAGGATTGTATATAAATTTAATTTTTTTCATATCACACCTCATTATTGTAACTTATTACTTCCTAATGTATATAATATCATATAATTTGAAAAATGGTGTATAAAATTTAATAAAAATTTGGTATAATTTAGAATGAGTAAATATGTATTAAAAATCTTGAAAATGTTGGAAGTTTAGAAAGGAAATCTATGATTAGGAAAATAAATAGAGTATTTCAAAATTTTTTAAGAAATCAAAAAGTAAAAATAGCTAGGTTATTATGGGATAAAAAAGAAAAAGTGAAGATAATTAAAGAGGATCTAATAGAAAAAAATGGAATAGACTCTATTATAATAATGAGAGATGATGGAAAAATAGGGGATATGGTTGTAAGCAGCTTTATTTATCGAGAGATAAAAAAACAATATCCTAATATTAAAATAGGAGTAGTAACAAGAAAAGGTGCTACTGACATTATAAAAGATAACCATTATGTTGATAAAATTTATGAATATAAAAAAGATAGTAGTTATTTAAAAAATCTAGCTAATGAGATAGCTAAAGAAAAATATGATTTATTAATAGATACTTCTACTATCTTAAGAGAAAAACAGATAATGTTTATTAGCAAGTGTGACTGTAAAATAAATTTGGGAGTAGATAAAGAGGGGTGGCAATTATTTGATATAAGTGTACCAGAGGAAAAAAATTCTCATATAACTAAAAGATTTATAAATATTTTAGAAGTATTAGGAATAAAAGAGATACAAAGTAATTATGATATACAGATATCAGATGAAGCTCTGGTAAAGGTAGAGAAAAAAATAAAAGAAGAGGAAAATATACTTGAGGTAAGTGGAAAAGAAAGAGTTATATTAAATCCATATACTGCAAGTAAACATAGAAATTTTAATAGAAAAAATATAGAAAAGATTATAGAAATTCTTTTGAAATATAGAGAAAATGAATTATATTTGTTGGGACATGGAGAAAATAAAAAAGAGATATTAGAGATAAAAGAAAAGATAAAAGATAAAAGAGTACACTATATAGAATTAGCTGGAATACAAGAAGTAATAGCTTTGATAAAAAATTGTGAAATGATAATATCTCCAGATACTTCTATTGTACATATAGGAGTAGGGTTAGATAAAAAAGTGATAGCTATATATAGAGAAGATGTTATAGGAAACAATGGTGTATTGTGGGGACCAAATTCAGATAAGGCTATTCAAATTTTTTCAAAAGAGAATAAAGATGATGATATAAATAATTTTGATATGAGAGAAATAGAGAGAGCAATAAGTTAAGGGAGATTTTTATGGAAAAGAAAAGAATATTGTTTTATAATGGACAGCTATTTATGGGAGGAATAGAGAGAGTATTAATTTCATATTTACAAGGTTTAGCAAAAGAAAAAGATTTAGAAATAACAGTTTTAATAAAAGAAAATGATCCAGAAAAAAATATATTTTTTAAAGATATCCCTAAAAATTTACCAGTTATATTTATAAAAACAGAGGAAATGGTTAAATTTAGAAATAAGGTAAAGAATAATAAGAAAAATATTTTTTGTAGATTACTATATCCATTACTTTTAAGCTATGAAAGAATATATATGAAAAAATGGTTAAAAAAATTTATGCAAGAAAATAAAGAGAAGTTTGATATAGTAATAGATTTTGATATGAGTTTAGGAAAATATCTAGATGTAATACCATTACCTAAAATAGGATGGGTTCATTATAATCTTTCAAGTAAAAAAGGTAAGAAAAAAGTAAGATTAAGTGAGAGATTAAAAAAATATGATAAGATTGTTAATATTTGTGATGAGATGTTGCAAGAGATGATTCAAATATTTGATGTACCAAAAGATAGACTATATAGATTATATAATCCTTTTGATATAGATATAGTAAAAAAGAATATGGAAGCTGAAGTTGAATCAGAGGATGAAAAATTTTTAAAAAATGAATATATGGTAGCAGTATCTAGACTAGCAAAAGGAAAGGGAAGAGAAGATTTAATAGATATATATTATAATTTAAAAAATAAAGGAATAAAAGATAAGTTATATATAATAGGAGATGGACCACAAAAATCAGAGTTAGAAGAAAAAATAAAAGAGTTAAACCTTGAAAAAGATGTATTGCTATTGGGACAGAAAAAAAATCCATTTCCATGGATGAAGAATGCAAAACTCTTCTTACATACTTCATATGGAGAAGGTTTACCTACAGTATTTTTAGAAAGTATGATTTGTGGGACAGCTGTAATTGCCTATGATTGCCCAACAGGACCAAAAGATATTTTAGGTAAGAATGAATATGGAATCTTAGTAAAAAATGGAGATAAAAAAAGTTTTGAAGAAGAGATAATAAATTTATTAGATGATGAGAATAGAAAAAAATATATGTTAGATAAGTTTATGAAGGAAAAAATAAAAGAATTTGATGTAAAATATATAGTAGAGCAATTTAAAAAACTTATTAATTTTGGAGATGAAGAATGAAGAAAAAAATAGTTTTTAGAAGTGGAAGTCTTAGAATGGGAGGACTTGAAAGAGTATTAATAGAGGTTCTTCAAACAATAAACAAAGATAAGTACGAGATTATCTTGGTAATAGATGATGATTGTGGAGAAAATAATATTTTTGAGAAGGATATTCCGAAAGAGGTAAAATATTATTTTTTAAAATCACAAGAGCTAATTCAGAAAATAGATAAGTATAGATTGAAAAAAAAGAATTATATATATAAAATCTTATATAATTTTTATTTAAACTATTCAACAAAAATAATGTTTAAAAATATGGAAAAATTAGTAAAAGAAATGGGAAGTATAGATATATTAGTTGATTTTGATGCTGGTGCAACTAAATATATAGATAAATTAAATATAAAAAGAAAAATTGTTTGGATTCATAATTCAATTCCAAATTTAAAAAAGAAGAAAGATAAGATAGAAAGGTTTGGAAAAAGATTAGAACATTATGATACAATAGTAGCAATTTGTGATGAGATGAAGGAAGAACTAGAAAATATTTATCCTAAACTAAGAGGAAAAATCAGAAGGATATACAATCCATTTAATTTTGAAAGAATAGAAAAATTAAGTGAAGATTTAAGTGAGTTAAATAATGAACAAAAAAATATGCTAAAAGATGACTATTGTATCGCTATTTCAAGATTAGATACACTTCAAAAAGACTACTTAACTTTAATAAAAGCTTTTTCAAAGTTAAAAGAAAAAAATATAAATAAAAAATTATATATAATAGGAGATGGACCTTCAAAAGAAGAAATAAGAATATATATAGAAAATTATAAACTTGAAGACCAAATAAAGTTATTAGGTAGATTTAAAAATCCATATGTATGGTTAAAAAATTGTGATTTTTTTATACATAGTTCAAAATATGAAGGGTTTGGGTTGGTTTTAGTAGAAGCAGCTTTTTTTAATAAATTGGTTATATCAAGTGACTGTAAAGTAGGACCAAGTGAAATTTTGGAATATGGAAAAAGTGGATATTTATTTAATGTTGGGAATTTTGAACAATTAGCTGAAATATTAGA
This window harbors:
- a CDS encoding DUF1846 domain-containing protein encodes the protein MKIGFDHNKYLEEQSKYILERVNNYDKLYLEFGGKLMFDLHAKRVLPGFDENAKIKVLHKLKDKLEVIICVYAGDIERNKIRGDFGITYDMEVFRLIDDLREHELQVNSVVITRYNDQPATTLFINKLERRGIKVYKHRATKGYPTDVDVIVSDEGYGQNPYVETTKPIVVVTAPGPGSGKLATCLSQLYHEYKRGNAAGYSKFETFPVWNVPLKHPLNIAYEAATVDLQDVNMIDPFHLEKYGETAVNYNRDVEAFPLLKRIIEKITGKESIYQSPTDMGVNRVGFGIVDDEVVREASKQEIIRRYFKTGCEYKKGYVDYETFKRTRTIMDALELKEEDRKVVGVARKKLEDIKSKQTEPASAIAFELPDGTMITGKASPLMDAASAAILNAVKYFAGINDEILLISPVVLEPILNLKDKTLQSKNIALNCEEILMALSICAATNPMAQVAVQKLSMLKGTQAHCTNILGKTNEQTLRKLGIDLTCDQVFPTENLYYND
- a CDS encoding AAA family ATPase, whose amino-acid sequence is MRFQLKNVGVISEADMLLDNITLIAAENDSGKSTIGKALFTLINTMNYFEDEYISTVNKMLEVTHYGLVKLIEQEEEIYSKKIIKNLLENNFIFITKTEINNLKKYLEDILNETIKYKKKIFIDDKILQKIEVNIKELNKYVDKDNDIKKLLSLEKSLKEFLEALFKVFNETLDYNLIEKESFQKALKEEFETGIRNIFEDKEESSLILEDENSSIEIKLLNDEVVETKLPIRELRNNYNIIYIESPLIIDYLDKICSEKERKIDDKNYILKENLMNKLEFNIVDNLLGKEKEIEKINKQIVEIISGEFTFDKQTRKYNYKKNGYNINVKNTANGIKTFGLIEMLLNNRRLNEKTILIIDEPEVHLHPNWQVKYAEILVILAMNLKVKILLNSHSPYFIDAIKIYSEKYRCNTRFYSMVDSNERTSKILLDKTNELSFIYKKLTEAYEILKQVEFSDV
- a CDS encoding glycosyltransferase family 9 protein; amino-acid sequence: MKILVVRFRQIGDSILAAPICTTLKQTFPDAQVDYVVYEHIAPIFEKHQGIDNVIKITKEEQKNPFKYIKKVWQVTRNHYDIVIDIMSTPKSELFTLFSRGAKYRIGRAKKKRGYTYTHKIEEPTGTKNKVDKFLRMLKPLEQEYDVKYTEDFSIHISEDEKMYMRDKMIKAGVDFSKPVFAFAINARVPAKVFNIDKMLEITRRIIADIDPQIIFYYSPAEKEFALKAHERLGHDPHIFTNIETKDIRELAMLLKNCDMFFGNEGGPRHLAQAVGTPSFIVQRPNLDIKEWIVEDERHQGVGPLDVDPDAYSKYSAKEQEDLVMPDLVVERFEEFYNKCIKR
- a CDS encoding 3-oxoacid CoA-transferase subunit B; its protein translation is MAELKGRSLIASRCAKFFKDGDFVNLGIGVPLMCVNYLPKGVDIWLEAEIGTVGSGPTPSWDDADIDIIDAGGMPASIISGGSIHDHTASFGFIRGGHIDIAVLGTLQVDQEGNIANWTIPGKLVPGMGGAMDLCSGVKRIIVATDHCEKNGAPKILKKCTLPLTGKNCVTDIVTERCYLQVTPEGLVLKELAPGYTVEDIIAATDAEIIVPDEIGVME
- a CDS encoding CoA transferase subunit A; this translates as MLSKIFSMEEILKKFHDGQTIMFGDWHGEFAADDIIEGILDKGVKDIHAIAVSAGMPDLGLGKLISAKRVKSLITTHIGLNPVAKDQMFAGELDIEFSPQGTFSERIRCGGYGLGGCLTPTGLGTDVEKGKQKLEINGKEYLLELPLRTDITLIKATKADKAGNISFRMNSRAISTEMAFAGDIVIVEAEELVEVGELGPSEIDVPAPLVDMIYVREGNTRHVCPYWQRLKQKAQEGGK